A genomic window from Salvelinus alpinus chromosome 10, SLU_Salpinus.1, whole genome shotgun sequence includes:
- the LOC139531903 gene encoding leucine zipper transcription factor-like protein 1 isoform X3, with protein MAEFGFNEHHQNEAINYMRFARSKRAIRLKTIDSCFEDLKDSRLVDETFTVDEVRDMLDGLQLVVRGEVETELINTAHTNVLLLRQLFSQAEKFYLRLQTDISELENRELLEQVAEFERTEFKNQNKTNQEISRPKLSPLNEGGVSELLNKEISRLQEEKDKLKGRLRTLETQAMGALDEKTKAERALKDLQKVQGEQKEITSLEDTMAALQEDYQKSLSVNAASQRDLQDNLVSAKHDLLRVQEQLALAEKELDRKFQQTSAYRNMKEILTKKNEQIKDIRKRLSKYESDE; from the exons GCTGAGTTTGGTTTCAATGAACACCATCAGAATGAGGCGATCAACTACATGCGCTTTGCACGCTCCAAGAGGGCCATCAGACTCAAGACCATTGACTCCTGCTTTGAGGACCTCAAAGACAGCAG GCTAGTGGACGAGACCTTCACGGTGGACGAGGTGCGGGACATGCTGGACGGGCTGCAGCTAGTGGTGCGAGGAGAGGTGGAGACGGAGCTCATCAACACGGCCCACACCAACGTGCTGCTGCTCCGGCAGCTCTTCTCTCAGGCCGAGAAGTTCTACCTCCGTCTGCAGACTGACATCTCGGAGCTGGAGAACAG AGAGTTGTTAGAGCAAGTGGCTGAGTTTGAGAGGACTGAATTTAAAAACCAAAATAAG ACTAACCAGGAAATTAGCAGGCCCAAGTTATCACCCCTGAATGAAGGTGGGGTATCTGAACTTCTCAACAAG GAGATATCCAGGCTACAAGAGGAAAAGGATAAGCTCAAGGGCAGGCTCCGAACTTTGGAAACCCAG GCCATGGGTGCGTTGGATGAGAAGACAAAGGCGGAGAGGGCTCTCAAAGACCTGCAGAAGGTCCAGGGGGAACAGAAG GAGATCACTAGTCTTGAGGACACGATGGCAGCGCTGCAGGAGGACTACCAGAAGTCCCTGAGTGTCAACGCTGCCTCTCAGAGAGACCTGCAGGACAACCTGGTCTCTGCCAAACACGACCTGCTCAGGGTACAAGAACAGCTGGCCCTAGCAGAGAAG GAGCTGGATAGGAAGTTCCAGCAGACGTCTGCCTACCGCAACATGAAGGAGATTCTCACCAAGAAGAACGAGCAGATCAAGGACATCAGGAAACGCCTTTCAAA ATACGAGTCAGATGAATGA
- the LOC139531903 gene encoding leucine zipper transcription factor-like protein 1 isoform X2 has product MAEFGFNEHHQNEAINYMRFARSKRAIRLKTIDSCFEDLKDSRLVDETFTVDEVRDMLDGLQLVVRGEVETELINTAHTNVLLLRQLFSQAEKFYLRLQTDISELENRELLEQVAEFERTEFKNQNKTNQEISRPKLSPLNEGGVSELLNKEISRLQEEKDKLKGRLRTLETQAMGALDEKTKAERALKDLQKVQGEQKMATRSQEITSLEDTMAALQEDYQKSLSVNAASQRDLQDNLVSAKHDLLRVQEQLALAEKELDRKFQQTSAYRNMKEILTKKNEQIKDIRKRLSK; this is encoded by the exons GCTGAGTTTGGTTTCAATGAACACCATCAGAATGAGGCGATCAACTACATGCGCTTTGCACGCTCCAAGAGGGCCATCAGACTCAAGACCATTGACTCCTGCTTTGAGGACCTCAAAGACAGCAG GCTAGTGGACGAGACCTTCACGGTGGACGAGGTGCGGGACATGCTGGACGGGCTGCAGCTAGTGGTGCGAGGAGAGGTGGAGACGGAGCTCATCAACACGGCCCACACCAACGTGCTGCTGCTCCGGCAGCTCTTCTCTCAGGCCGAGAAGTTCTACCTCCGTCTGCAGACTGACATCTCGGAGCTGGAGAACAG AGAGTTGTTAGAGCAAGTGGCTGAGTTTGAGAGGACTGAATTTAAAAACCAAAATAAG ACTAACCAGGAAATTAGCAGGCCCAAGTTATCACCCCTGAATGAAGGTGGGGTATCTGAACTTCTCAACAAG GAGATATCCAGGCTACAAGAGGAAAAGGATAAGCTCAAGGGCAGGCTCCGAACTTTGGAAACCCAG GCCATGGGTGCGTTGGATGAGAAGACAAAGGCGGAGAGGGCTCTCAAAGACCTGCAGAAGGTCCAGGGGGAACAGAAG ATGGCCACCCGTTCTCAGGAGATCACTAGTCTTGAGGACACGATGGCAGCGCTGCAGGAGGACTACCAGAAGTCCCTGAGTGTCAACGCTGCCTCTCAGAGAGACCTGCAGGACAACCTGGTCTCTGCCAAACACGACCTGCTCAGGGTACAAGAACAGCTGGCCCTAGCAGAGAAG GAGCTGGATAGGAAGTTCCAGCAGACGTCTGCCTACCGCAACATGAAGGAGATTCTCACCAAGAAGAACGAGCAGATCAAGGACATCAGGAAACGCCTTTCAAAGTGA
- the LOC139531903 gene encoding leucine zipper transcription factor-like protein 1 isoform X1, protein MAEFGFNEHHQNEAINYMRFARSKRAIRLKTIDSCFEDLKDSRLVDETFTVDEVRDMLDGLQLVVRGEVETELINTAHTNVLLLRQLFSQAEKFYLRLQTDISELENRELLEQVAEFERTEFKNQNKTNQEISRPKLSPLNEGGVSELLNKEISRLQEEKDKLKGRLRTLETQAMGALDEKTKAERALKDLQKVQGEQKMATRSQEITSLEDTMAALQEDYQKSLSVNAASQRDLQDNLVSAKHDLLRVQEQLALAEKELDRKFQQTSAYRNMKEILTKKNEQIKDIRKRLSKYESDE, encoded by the exons GCTGAGTTTGGTTTCAATGAACACCATCAGAATGAGGCGATCAACTACATGCGCTTTGCACGCTCCAAGAGGGCCATCAGACTCAAGACCATTGACTCCTGCTTTGAGGACCTCAAAGACAGCAG GCTAGTGGACGAGACCTTCACGGTGGACGAGGTGCGGGACATGCTGGACGGGCTGCAGCTAGTGGTGCGAGGAGAGGTGGAGACGGAGCTCATCAACACGGCCCACACCAACGTGCTGCTGCTCCGGCAGCTCTTCTCTCAGGCCGAGAAGTTCTACCTCCGTCTGCAGACTGACATCTCGGAGCTGGAGAACAG AGAGTTGTTAGAGCAAGTGGCTGAGTTTGAGAGGACTGAATTTAAAAACCAAAATAAG ACTAACCAGGAAATTAGCAGGCCCAAGTTATCACCCCTGAATGAAGGTGGGGTATCTGAACTTCTCAACAAG GAGATATCCAGGCTACAAGAGGAAAAGGATAAGCTCAAGGGCAGGCTCCGAACTTTGGAAACCCAG GCCATGGGTGCGTTGGATGAGAAGACAAAGGCGGAGAGGGCTCTCAAAGACCTGCAGAAGGTCCAGGGGGAACAGAAG ATGGCCACCCGTTCTCAGGAGATCACTAGTCTTGAGGACACGATGGCAGCGCTGCAGGAGGACTACCAGAAGTCCCTGAGTGTCAACGCTGCCTCTCAGAGAGACCTGCAGGACAACCTGGTCTCTGCCAAACACGACCTGCTCAGGGTACAAGAACAGCTGGCCCTAGCAGAGAAG GAGCTGGATAGGAAGTTCCAGCAGACGTCTGCCTACCGCAACATGAAGGAGATTCTCACCAAGAAGAACGAGCAGATCAAGGACATCAGGAAACGCCTTTCAAA ATACGAGTCAGATGAATGA